The Equus asinus isolate D_3611 breed Donkey chromosome 15, EquAss-T2T_v2, whole genome shotgun sequence genome includes a window with the following:
- the CSTL1 gene encoding cystatin-like 1 — translation MGVGCWRSPLLLLAALVLAAKLGHFQRWGGFQEKSMSQKNINSTLKFFIETYNNASNDTYLFGVDKLLRSQMQLTTGVEYMVTVKISRTKCKRNSTESPSCPVQSKKDLQKSLICDFLVYTVPWMNYYQLWNNSCLEA, via the exons ATGGGAGTTGGATGCTGGAGGAGccctctgctgctgctggctgCCTTGGTCCTGGCGGCCAAGTTGGGTCATTTTCAAAGGTGGGGAGGCTTCCAAGAGAAGTCCATGAGTCAGAAAAACATAAATTCAACGCTCAAATTCTTCATTGAAACCTACAACAATGCTAGTAACGACACCTACTTATTTGGAGTTGACAAGCTACTTCGCAGTCAGATGCAg CTGACGACGGGAGTGGAGTATATGGTCACCGTGAAGATTAGCCGGACCAAATGCAAGAGGAACAGCACAGAAAGTCCTTCATGTCCTGTTCAAAGCAAGAAGGATCTGCAAAAG AGTCTCATTTGTGATTTTTTGGTATACACTGTGCCCTGGATGAACTATTACCAGCTCTGGAACAACTCTTGTCTGGAGGCCTAA